Proteins from a genomic interval of Lolium perenne isolate Kyuss_39 chromosome 1, Kyuss_2.0, whole genome shotgun sequence:
- the LOC127313410 gene encoding uncharacterized protein, with amino-acid sequence MAALAAHHHRVFSSTTASSATPRTLLLHHRRSSSLTFPSSSSPPAHGRPRGARALRHASSGSGAVPAASSSSLEELSRSCTTWTWRGMRVNYLVRGEGPPVLLVHGFGASVAHWRRNIGVLSESNTVYAIDLLGFGASDKPAGFSYTMETWAELILDFLDEVVKRPTVLVGNSVGSLACVIAASDSTRDLVRGLVLLNCSGGMNNKAIVDDWRIKLLLPLLWLIDFLLKQKSIASALFGRVKERHNLKDILLSVYGNKDAVDDELVEIIRGPADTEGALDAFVSTVTGPPGPSPIALMPEIKIPVLVLWGDQDPFTPIDGPVGKYFSGLPSELPNVRLHMLEGVGHCPHDDRPDLVHEKLLPWLANLPSTAEPEVALT; translated from the exons ATGGCCGCACTCGCTGCCCACCACCACCGTGtcttctcctccaccaccgcctCCTCCGCAACTCCAAGAACTCTGCTCCTCCACCACCGCCGTTCCTCCTCGCTCACCTTCCCGTCCTCGTCGTCGCCTCCTGCCCATGGTCGCCCCAGAGGCGCACGCGCTCTCCGGCACGCCTCAAGTGGCAGCGGCGCGGTCCCGGCCGCCAGCTCGTCGTCGCTAGAGGAGCTGTCCCGGAGCTGCACCACATGGACATGGAGAGGGATGCGCGTGAACTACCTGGTCAGAGGGGAAGGCCCGCCCGTGCTGCTCGTCCACGGCTTCGGCGCCTCCGTCGCGCACTGGCGCAG GAACATTGGAGTGTTGTCTGAATCCAACACGGTATATGCGATTGATCTGCTCGGGTTCGGGGCGTCAGACAAGCCTGCCGGATTTTCTTACACTATGGAAACATGGGCAGAG TTGATCCTGGATTTCTTGGACGAGGTCGTCAAGAGGCCCACTGTGCTCGTTGGCAACTCTGTGGGAAGCCTTGCTTGTGTCATTGCTGCCTCAG ATTCTACCAGAGATCTTGTCCGTGGTCTTGTTCTACTGAATTGCTCAGGTGGGATGAACAACAAGGCAATAGTTGATGACTGGAGGATCAAGTTGCTCTTGCCTCTGCTTTGGCTAATTGACTTTCTGCTGAAACAAAAGAGCATAGCATCAGCACTATTCGGGCGTGTAAAAGAAAGGCAT AACCTGAAGGACATCCTACTGTCTGTCTATGGAAACAAAGACGCCGTGGATGATGAATTAGTCGAG ATCATAAGAGGTCCAGCTGATACCGAAGGTGCTCTCGACGCATTCGTGTCAACTGTGACAGGCCCGCCAGGTCCTAGCCCGATCGCACTGATGCCCGAGATCAAGATCCCGGTCTTGGTTCTATGGGGAGACCAGGATCCTTTCACCCCGATCGACGGGCCCGTGGGGAAGTACTTCTCCGGGCTCCCCTCCGAGCTTCCGAACGTGAGGCTCCACATGCTGGAGGGAGTCGGCCACTGCCCGCACGATGATCGGCCGGACCT